The DNA segment CCGCGCTGCTCCATCCATCTGGgcctgggggaagggagaaaccTCCCGGCAGCGCTGGGGAAGACAGGAGCGGAGGGACCAGAGGGAGAGAAGCTTGACGGGGAGCAGCAGAAATTCCCAAAAGGCCTAAATTCTGCTGGGATGGTGCCTGCGAGACCCCTCAGTGCCACAGCCCGCGGGGAACCGGGGTGAAACCCAGGGAAATGTTTCTCCCGGGCACATCAGGAGggcacagggacagggcaggaACCCCAAAAACCCAGCTGTGACCCCTCGTATCCCAGGACACagctctgccagggctccctcccatccccaggAGGGATCCGTGCGCCCGCGCTGGGCGTCTGGGACCCCCAGAGCTcaaagcggcggcggcggctccctcTGCGGGCAGGGGAGGGGTCCCAGCCGTGAGAGTTCGGGTTTTCGCTCCTGTCACAGTCCACGTCAggtggtattttaattttaacacagccccccccccccccccaaaacccaggcaGGCGCTATCTAAACACAGCCCGCTCCTCAGACCAGCTCTGCTCCCCCACCCGGTTAATCATTCACACGGTGTTTGGAGAACGAGGGTCTGTCAGGGCCACCCCCAGGAGAGGAGAGCTCTCCTCAGCCGGGGACAAACGCCGAGCTGGGGGTCCTGACCCACAGAGGTGCTGCCGACCCCCGGACACAGGAGCCACAGACCTGCATCCCCAACAGTCCCTCGGCGAGGGTCCCTGCCGGCCGGAGGTGACACCGCCTTTGTCGTCCCAGTgtgtggggatttggggggggaatCAGGGAACTCATAGGCTCCACCTGCATCGAAGATTAAGCATTAAATCCACAATCACAGGGATTAAAAACACGGATTAAAGCACAGAGCCCTCCCCTCTCCGCTTCCAGGTCCTCACCTGCTGTAACGCCGTTACAAAACTGTGCtggatttggaggaaaaaaaaaaaaaaagaagagctgttttAACCAGATTTTCACCTCGTGTATCAGTACCGCCAGCTGGAGTGACTGGGAGGAGCCCAGCACACACCAGTCTGGGTGCTGGCTGTAAATTAAGACTGAGTTTTGCAGGACAAGCTTGGATAGTTGGGGTTTTTAAACTCTTTTAGGTTATTCCTCTCGTTTCCAGCAGCGATCGGGGCCCGGCAGGAGGGACGGGCTGCAAGCACAAAGGGAGAACAACCCACGGCAACACCCTTAGCCCACCTTAACCTCCCCAAGGGCACGTCACCCTAAAACACGGCAGTGGTTGTGGGGTCTCAAaagcccccccccagcagcagcgctACAGAGAGACCCTCAACCCGCACCGTCCTCAGGGCCACAGCTTCGGCTGGAGCTCTCTTCCTCAccagcagctggtgtggggctgcaAGTAAGCAGCGTTGATAAAACACCGgcgttttcagttgttgctacacactcaaggccttttctgcgcCTCACACCACccacgggttgggggggggggggaggcgacACCGGGGGTTGGGAAGGGACGCAGCAGGGACAGCTGACCCCGAGGGACCAGGGGGAAATCCCATGCCGTGGGACGTTACGCTGAGtacataaagctgggggaaggaggtttttcctttacttattaaactgtctttatctcaacccaggagttttctCCCTTTCACTCCTCCCgttcccctccccgtccccatccccgccaGGGCAGGGAGCGAGCGGCTGCCTGGCCCCAgttgctgactggggttaaaccacaacgctcaaaagaaacccccaaaaggACAAGACAGAGCCAAACGCTGTTCCGAAGGAGACATTTACTAGCCCAAGCAATGCCTGATGTGCTGTCACTCCccttcagcaggagcagggcccCCACGCAGACCCCACCCCACGGCTGCAGCGTAACCCCCATGTGCCGTGGGTTTTATTCCCAGAGGAGTTCCACGTCAACAACTCCACAGGTGACCGGTGGCCACATCCCTCTCGAATCAAGGCCGTGGCTCCTCTTTGCCCTTGTGGTAGTCGGGCGGCGTGTACTTCCCCTCCTTGATCATCTTGTCCCTCTGCTCCAGGATGGTTCTCAGCCGCGCAGCCTGGCAAAGCACAGAGAAGAGTCGGGGCAGACACACAACAGGGTGGCAGCAGTCAGGGAACAGCCAGGTGTCCCTAGAACCTCCCCAGAGTTCTTCTAGGGTGGTCCTGGAACCTCCCAGAGACCACATGCACATGGCACCCGCGCTACCCCTGCCCTCAGCGGCTCCTCACACACCCAACGTATGGATTTGCACCTTCTCCCAAAAGCTTTGGGGCTGTTACAGCACATTTTACTATTAATGATAATTGGGTTTTTAGCCCACAGCTGACCAGGCAGTACTTTCTCTCATTCCTGCTGCAGCTGAGAAGGAGAGTGGCCATGCAGAGGACAGAGCCTTGCTGGTACCACAGCCCCCCACCCACAcaacacccacccacacagcagaAGGTACGCTGCCTGCCGGGAGGTGGTGCCCAACAGCTCCAGGCACCATCAAGGCAGGGTGCCCGGTGACCAGGAACACCCTTGGAagcgctccctcccctcccagcctgggctggacCCCCCAAACCTCCTCAAGAGCTTGACCTGAACCCTCagcgccccctccccagcctggcccaGCACCTCAGGTGTCCCCAGCCCGGCCCTAGtaccccagtaccccccccccccgcccccgagccCCTTGCACCCCTCCCGGGCGGTGCTCACCAGCTTGGTGCGGTGCATGCACTCCATGAAGTCCTCGTATTCGGGCTGGCACTCGCGGCGGGCGCGGGTCTGGCCCAGGCCGTGCCCGCACTCCACCCACTCCCGCTCGAAGGCGTGACAGGCCCCGGCCTTGCCGTAGGGCTGCGCCATGCTNNNNNNNNNNNNNNNNNNNNNNNNNNNNNNNNNNNNNNNNNNNNNNNNNNNNNNNNNNNNNNNNNNNNNNNNNNNNNNNNNNNNNNNNNNNNNNNNNNNNNNNNNNNNNNNNNNNNNNNNNNNNNNNNNNNNNNNNNNNNNNNNNNNNNNNNNNNNNNNNNNNNNNNNNNNNNNNNNNNNNNNNNNNNNNNNNNNNNNNNGGCCACCCCATTGCTTGAACAGTGCATTGGAAGGCTGGCTGGAGCATTCGTAGGAGTTGAGCTGTGCTGCTAAGGCTGTGGCCACTCTTCACAGGACAGGGAAGCAAAATACACATTTACAACCAAAGTCGCTCAttagttgttatggtttgagagagcccataacaatctattgtcgttagacaattattctatcacccgatgacccctccccacctggaaatgggaatcggggaacacaaagaaacacaagggttgaagtataaatagatttaatagactaagaataaataattaacaataatactaaagaatcagtattaatcctgatactgatataagatatacagaaattatactcagccatctatatcaggaggaagctgtgcactcccagcagtggatagcaagtgtcggacactgcgagcgcaatggcttcaggaggaaagggaaggcctcagggctccggcaccggggcaaggagttgtccggaccgccgccatcagggagagagccagctacgcagcaaacttttctaatttatattggatgtgacgttcatggtatgaaatactcctgttggccagcctgggtcaaatgcccaggccttgctcctccttgtccctgcacctggcaaggctcgaaaacactaagcttgaatcccacagagcctggctggctataaaataaatattttcacaaattcagacactagagtcttctaaaagtgtaattttccccagcattagaagaaaagttagtcctgtgtctctcaacccaggacattagTACAGGGAAGGCAGTTTGGGGGGGGCGTACAAGAGTAAGCACGTGGCTTTTGAGACCAAAGGGAGGCTGGGCCTGTTGTTTGTTCTGAGGCCTGTGTCAACAAAGCCAAAAAGTGTTGAGGGGAAGAGGGTTTTCAATGCCTCTCCCCGGGAAGCGTGCATGATGGTCTTTCCCTCCGGTGCTTTAGCAAGggcttcctctgtgtgtgtgagagctCTCCAGGTGAGAAAGCCCCGAGGGGCCGTATGTTGGTCCATCTGCTCCTCAAGGGGTGTTGCATATGGCCTGGAAAGAGTGGAGAGCAGCAAGGAGCCAGCCAAGAGGTCACCGGGCCCCTCCGCTGCTCACAAAATTGGTGCTGTAGGTCGCAGGGGCATGGGAGGGCACACAGGGGAGTTACCCCATGCTTGCCTTGCTCTGCCTTCTTCCCCCCTGCACCTCTTTCCCTGAGCCCGGAGACGCTCTGGGCAGGAGGGCAGCGTGCCTGGGCCTCCAAACCACCATCACGGCCTCCCTGCTCGGCTTTACAGAAGCGCAGGGCCTTTCCCCTCAGAGAGGGATCCCCACACCCTCAGCCTCTCCCTTGTGTCCCAGAGAGTCCGAACAAGCAGGCCCAGGCCTCCAGCCCGAGCAggggctgccatgggcagggctggggtgtcCCGGCCGATTGGGGCCGCTGAGGCCCATCGGTGCCTGAGGCAGGCCGGGAGGCTGCCCAGCTCCTCACCCCATAACGGTGGGATCGGCCCTCAGCCACCTTCCCCAGAGCTCGGGGAcaaggaaaacacacacagctCCTCCTGCCACGCCTGGAGCAGGACTGACGGTGGCTGGAGGACAACACAGAGCCACTGCCGCTCTTGCTATGAGTCAGGGGAGACCACGTGAGGCCACAGTGCCGGCCCCGACGCCTGCCCACCCGCCATGGCATGCCGAGGCCGGCACTGCACACACCCTGCCCCGGCATCACAACACCCAGCCCACACAGCATAAGGTAAGCTCCTGCCGGGAGGTGTGCCCACTCTCCAGGCAGCCATCAGGCAGGGTGCCCGTGACCAGGAACACCCTTGGAagcgctccctcccctcccagcctgggctggacCCCCCAAACCTCCTCAAGAGCTTGACCTGAACCCTCagcgccccctccccagcctggcccaGCACCTCAGGTGTCCCCAGCCCGGCCCTAGtaccccagtaccccccccccccgcccccgagccCCTTGCACCCCTCCCGGGCGGTGCTCACCAGCTTGGTGCGGTGCATGCACTCCATGAAGTCCTCGTATTCGGGCTGGCACTCGCGGCGGGCGCGGGTCTGGCCCAGGCCGTGCCCGCACTCCACCCACTCCCGCTCGAAGGCGTGACAGGCCCCGGCCTTGCCGTAGGGCTGCGCCAtgctctgccgcagcagccacCGGTCCACATCGATGCCCAACTGCCTCTGCAGCTCCCAGAACGGCATGGCTCCGCGCTTGTCGCGACACCGGCGCCGACACGACGCTGacaacacccccccctccccgggaccgGCCCTTCCCTCACGGACCTCCAACCGCCGCCGTCCTTCACGGGCCTTTCACGACGCCGCCCGCCGCCAAACGCGACTGTAGCCGCGACACCCGCTCGCGCTTTACGGCTGGGCGGCTCCGGCGGAGCCAGCGAGATGAGCGGCACGAGCGCCCTTCGctgcagcgccccctggcgggagggggggggggagaacccgcccgccgcgccccgccgccccctgccggccgccgCGGCAGCCTCCGgctctctcccagtgcccccccagtgctcccagtccccccacATGCGGTGCCCCGGTGTCCCCCAGTCTCTACCCAGCGTCCCATTGCTCCCAGCGCACCCCATTCTGGTGCCTCAgggtcacggaatcacggaatcagggaactgtcagagttggaagggacctctagagatcacccagtccaaccccccagagcacatcactcagggctgcatccaggcggggcttgaagatctcctgagaaggggactccacaccctccctgggcagcctgttccagggctccggcaccctcaccggaaagaagtttttcctcatatttgagtggaacttcccatgttccagcttgtgcccgttgcccctcgtcctgtcactggaaaccaccaaaaagagtctggctccatcctccttcaacccaccctttagatattgtaagcattaataaggtctcccctcagccttctcttctccaggctgaagagccccagctctttgagcctttcctcatcagggagatgctccaatccctccatcatcttagttgccctacgctggactctctccagtagttccctgtctctcttgaactggggagcccagaactggacgcagtattccagttgtggcctcaccagtgcagagcagagggggagaatgacctcccttgacctactggccacgctcttccctacgcagcccaggatcccattggcctcttggcaacaagggcacattgctggctcatggatagtttactatccaccaggactcccagatccttctccccagtagtgctttccagaagatccacccctaacctatactggtgcctggggttcttcctctccaggtgcaggaccctacacttgcccttgttgaacctcatgaggttcttctctgcccagctctccagcccgtccagatcacgctggatggtggcacagccttccggagtgtcggccagccctcccagtttggtatcatcagcaaacttgctgaggatagagggtcctcccagtgcctcccagttcccccagttcctGGCTTTCAGGCTCTGGCAGTGTCCCCATTCTTCGGATTCATGGCCTCCcggtccccatctccccccaccaTAATGCTGTACCCTGCGTGGGACCTTCACAGGGGCAGGGGGCTTTGTTAGGGCTGACGAGAGGTCGGGCACCAGTCCCCCCAGTAATACCCAGCCCCGTATTTCCACACCCGCCCGAAAtcctgggtggggaggaagagcagggggCTTCCTCCCACAGAGCCCCCAGTGGCACCGAACGCCCTTTATTACCgtaactcttaaaaaaaacagacCCCAGACCTGCTcagcaccacccaccccccccatcagAGGGCACAGGACATCGCACAGGCAGGAGAAATGGGATTTATGGCACGTAATTCCCAATTCTCGCCGTGTGTCCCCCAGGAGAACcagtccccccaccccgggagaACCGGTCCCCCCCTCCCGGTACCGGCGCTGCTCAGATGATACCGGCCGGAGCAAAGAccggggggacacagagggtcTCCGCCATCTCCCAGCCGCAGGACAACGGGGCGCAGACGCTCTCCCGGTCATCTTCTGTCGGCAGCGGCTTTCCCTGGAAGAGCTGGACGGTTTTCCTGGAAAACGGGAGACACCCGAGGGGGAGCAAAGGGGAGCAGCCCCTCCTGAAATGCCGCGGGGATGGACCTGGGGAAGGGAAGCTCCAGGGGTCTCCTGTCCCCCAGAGCCCAGCTGCCCACGGCTTCCCCAGTGAAAAACTGGCTCAAGTctgtcagtattttaaaaaatacaagttttgCCTCTGAGGACAGATTTTTACCCTAAATCCCAGGTTCCGGGACTCAGATTTGATCCATTCCCTTGGGCAAAAGAGCTCAGTTGAGGGAAAGCCAACATCTCCCATGGGATCCAGCCCAGCCCCTCACCCTGCTTGCACAGGACCGTCTCTTACCAGGCCAGGCGGGACATGGCGTAGGTGATGTgtggctggggacaccccccgAGTGGGAAGGAGGTTGCGATGGTGTAGGCACCCATGTCCTCAAAAATCAGCCAGTCCCCGAcctgcagctggggcagctcCAGGCCGTCGGCGATGTGGTCCTCAGGGTGTCCTGGGGGTCCCTGGAGGCTAGTGCTGAGAGAGGGGGGCTCTGGGCAGGGTCTCTGTGGGGACAGATGGAGCAGCCACAGGGGATGTGGATGTGGCAGCGTCACAGTGACCTGTCTCATCTCTATCCATCccgaatcatggaatggtttgggttagaaagaaccttaaagctcatctaatTCCAcgcccctaccctgggcagggacacctcccaccagaccaggttgctccaagccccctccaacctggccttgaacccctccagggatggggcagccacagcttctctgggcaacctgggccaggctctcaccaccctcagtctgaccccaaaatccaaccccaGAGCCCAGGGAATGTGGCTACAGCCCCCCTTGGTAGCCCACCATGGCCTCTTCCTCACGGCACCTGCTCTCCTCTGGGACAGAGCCACAGTGCAAGGGAGGGCATGGCTGGGTGAGGTGATGGGACACAACACAAGGGACCTGCTGGAATCTCCTCAAGCTGGGCCAGACCCTCACCTTGTGTAGCTGAGGTCTGGGGCAGGGGCTGTCAAACAGGAGGCAGCTGAAGGCGCCGTAGATGCCATCGCTGAGGTGATACACGAGGCTCCTCTTGCTGCCAGGTTCTTCCTCTGGAGCGGGAGCAAGGAGAGGGCTCAGAGGGGCTCAGCGACAAGGATGGGcccatcccaccatcccaccTACCGTCGGAGCCAGGCTGCTCCGCGGGAACCTCTCCCATGGCAGTGACACTGGCAGCGAAGGTGAAGGCGGAGGTGACGTAGTATCGCCCGGGTCTCGCAACGATCTCCACCCCGCAGCCGTCTGGGAAATACAAGTCCAAGGCAGAGTTTATCATGGCAGCCATCTGGATGGGAAGAAGGTGTTCCCCTTCAGTTACTCGGCCCCTCTGCAGGGAGCCAGACCCTGGGAGACCTCCCAGCCTCACTCTATGCCTGCTGAGTGCAGGCGTCAGGAGCCACGTACCTCTTCAAACCGGGCTCTGGTGTCCTCGGTGCCAGGGAATCCCCCTCCGATGTCCAGGAGGTGCATCCGGTAGCCCAGCTCCGTGCCCATCTCAAAGGCCAGCTGCGCCGCAGCCACAGACTGGGCGAAGGTCTGGGGCTCCAAACCACAGCTCCCAAGGTGAAAGCTGAGGGCACAGTCCGCGTTTCAGCAGGGCTCACGTGTCCCCAAAGAGCAACGAGGGGACACGGTACCGGGATTGTCACTCACTGGGGGCAGCTCTGCACTTCCCACACACCATCCCAAGCCAGACAGGCTGACTGgcccctcagagcccccccaCATCCTCTCTGGGGGCCAAACCTGCCCCAAACTGGTCCCAACAAAGGTCGACCTCCCCAGGTCCAGCCTCCACCTTACtcccagccagagcagccagtgtTTCCATGGACCTCTGCATTGTCTGGGCAAAGCAGAGCTCCCCACAGTCCCCTCCAATGTGGGCTGAGGTCCCCTATGGAAAAAGGACCACGTGCTGTACCTGACGCCAACAACCTCCACGGCCTGCTCCTTCGCTGTCTCTAGCAGGTGCCGGCAGGACTTGAGTGTGGTCCCAAACGTCATGCTCGGATGGGCAGAAGGGCTGGAGTCAGCAGCGATACCCAACAACATCCTGCAGAGCAAAGCCACACTGTGTTGAGGCATCTTCGGGCCTCCGTGTCACCCCACGGGGTGACACCCcagcttctgctccagccctTCATTCCAGTGATGCTGCCAGACACCTTACCTGGCCTGAGGATGGCTCCTGGCCACCTTGTTCAACTCCACCTCATTGTCGAAGGTCATCAGCTGCACACTGTGGCTGGCTGCGTATTTGATGTGGGCGACCTGCTTGCAGGGGCTGCTGTAGAAGATCTTCTCAGCCGGGACTCCGATGTTTTGAACCCGTGTGATCTCTGCCTGCAGGGAAACGGCACGTGTGTCGGCAGGTCCCcgggccaccttggccaccaccagccctgggACTCAGCCAGCCTGCAGCATTGCGAAGGGCAAACCGCCAGCGTTGCAGCCTGGGCTTTTCCAGGGAAGATCCACAAGAGCTCAAAGGGATCATGGTGGACTTTGTCCTGGCAGGGGCAGGTTGCAGCAAGATGTTTACAAGCGGCATGAGaccaggaggagagaaaacaagtggttttggTGCACGTGTCCCCTGTGAGCCACAGTGAGGGCGAGGGCTGCAGCACTGCTCTGAGCTGTCATGACTCTTTGCACTTTCTCCTCCTGCTAACACGTCTTATTTAATTACGTACAACTAATTGGCTTAACTTTGGATCCTCCCTGGGAATCTGGCTGTGAGCAAATGagaagcaggagggagcagggagcttTAGGCTCAGCCTGAAAGCTACTGAAAGCTGGACAGCTGTGGCGGTGGCACCCAAGGGATGTGCCTTGCCACCAGCCAAGCCTGCCAGCCAGGACATCAGTTCCAGGGACAGGAATGTCGGTCAAAGTGAGCAACCCTGACCCACCAGACAGAGAGGACGGGTATTTCTGGGCTGTGTTGGGAGGGTTTTGACAACAGAGGGAGACTCCTGCCCCTGTAAATGTCATCCAGTGAGTGGAAACTTAGGAAAGGAGCATAAGGTGACACTGTCCCACAAATGCCCAAAGGATGCTcaccccaaattgtcctgccacAACCTTACCTTGTTGGTGCAGGCAAAGCCTGCCCCCAGCTCAGCCAGCAGCCGGATCACTCCTTCACTGCCGTTGCACTTAACCGGGAAGTAGGGTTTCACACGGGGCAAGGCCTTCAGGAAACGCAGGTGCTTCTTCACAATGTCCCCAAGGTCTGCCACGAAGAAGGCTTGCTGGTCGCTCTAGGAGAAAGCCAGAATGAGCAGCCATCACCTCTCCATAACCGCCTCTGCCAAGGGGGTGCTGGctgccggggagcagcagagctgccagccctTACCTCCTGGCACAGCTCCACCAGGAGGTTCTCCAGGAGGTCTCTGGTGGTGAACCCCTCCTCCACCATCATGAAGTTGGATTCGTCCAAGTACCCATTCATGGTCAAGGTGTGATCACGTTATTTTAAAGCCTCCTCAGGCAGGGTAAAGCCCCCTTCTAAGTATGCaatacactggaaaaagaaagaaaacatttgaggCAAGGCCCAGAAGCTCCACCAGCCTACACCACCCAGCCTGTACCCTGAGGggctccccagccctcccacggGCCGCACATGGCAGCGCTGCCCTGGGAAGagctctctgctgctctcctccaaACCAGCGCCTCAGCCGAGAGCCCTACTGTGGGTTAAAGCATCTTCTCCAGGGGGAGGAGACACATTTCCCTGCAGCTCAGAGCTTTGTTTtggcacacagcagccctgtcttCAGCAGCAGTTCAGGCACCAGCGCAGTTAACAACAAAGCCAAGTTCACTGCAAAGCAGATGGCCTATATACGCCAGAACATGTCCCTTCATGCTCTGGCACATAGCTAGATCTGCTGTACGCAGCACAGAGTGAAGTTCCCATGTGGTTTTCAAATAGCTGAAGTCTCACAGACCCACCTTCCCAGACACACAAGCCCCATGAAAAGGGAGGCATCTTTAAAGAGCACAGCAAGGGCCACTTGCTGCCGCCAGCTGACCTGGGGATGGTCTGGACCCGTGCTGTGGTTTCAGTTTCACCTCTCTCCCATGACACAGGGTGTGGAACAAGGGGACAAGTTAAGCTGCACAGTGTTTCCTGGCTCACACATTTAGCGGAGCTTTAGCTTTAAACTCGCACTCTCAGCTTTAACAATCTCATCCCCGGGTTCcagctcatccccatcccataaCCCAAGGAGCTGAAAACCTAGCACGAGCTCGCAGGAAACGTTTCCACTCCAATAATCCAGGTCTAGCTCCAGGGCTCTTACAGGAACGTGATCCCTCTGATCTGAAGCCAACGGGAGACAGAGGTTTCATTTCTCAGAGCTGCAGACCAGCTCCCCCTCTGCAGAGACCTACTTACGACACTTCTGGTGGGCACTAGGAGAAAGACCACACTGACCCCGGAGTGGCAGGGTGTTGTAATGCATTGAGTAAACTCCAGAGATGGGGAATGGGGAGAAAAACAAGGCTTTGAAGCTCTCAGAGCTTCATACTCGGGAAAGGAAAGCAGTTCCTCCAGCCTTACCCTTCACTCTCCAAAGACATCACTAACAAGCACCCATCCCACCCTGGCTGGGCACAGAAAGGATGACCAATTAAGTAGGTCAttcctgccagccctgggtgtCCCCTCCTTACCGAGGCTCCTGGGTGACTAGTTGTGCTTCCAGGGGGGGCCCCCAAGAAATGCCGAGCTCCCGCAGCACCCCAAGGTGTAGCTGCTGCCAGGGGTCCGAAGTCTCTGGGGAGAGGCAATGCAAGGGGTTAGCAAGGGAAAGGGGCATTAAGGGCAGGATGCCCTCCATCCACCGTTCCCCAAACTCAGCATCTGCAGGCATCCCCCATCCTCATTCTGCCAGGCAAGCCCGCTACCCCAGCAACCCCGCGCACTCCCGGTCCCCCCCCCATTACCTTAGATATCATTTAAACAGATAATGCCATGGGTCTCCCAAGAGAATGAactggccccagcagcagctcttcctcctgccccagttccctgcctgccccagcccctggaCCAGCTACCCCTGCAgaggggtagggggggggggctccgcaCCCCTTGTATCCCAGcgcccccctccctgctctgccgCACAACCGTGGCCATGGCAACCAAACCCAGCCACCCCATTGGCTGAGCTGCCTCTGAGCATCCTTCATCCCTTTCGGGTAATGCTCCCCCCCTCACCCAcctcctcccagggctggggatgccccCAGCAGACACCCCGAGTTCTCACCGAGTCCCTGCTGCACCGGCAGCTCGTCCCCAGCCTGACGGCACGGAGCTCTGCCAGCCTGCCTGCAGCCCGGCCCTGCTGCAAGGGCACTCATGGCCGCGTGTGCACTGCGTGTGCAGGGACCCTCGGGGGGAAGAAAGCCAAAAATACCTCTGAAATACTGCTGCCAGGGAAACGAGGGTTCCTGCAGATTAAAGGCTGAGCAGCGCCTGTTTGACTGGGACACGGGCAGTAGGAGGTAGTCGGGAAGACGTCAGGGACTGATTCTGCCCTTGTTGTGCTGCTGCCAGTTTTGCTGGGTTCCTCAGCAGCAGGTCCAGCTCTGCTATAAATGCAGATGCTCCGTCTGGTCAATCAGTCCTGTCTTTGCCTGCATTTGTCCACTTGGAAATGGTTCTACTGCTCCATCCCACAAAGACCACAGGCTGAGCAggagatatttttcttcttgttgttaaTTTGCAGTTCTCTTTCTGGTGTCGCTGAGGAGACAATGTTCCGTGCGCGGAGGTGCCACTGTCCCCACTGAGGAGATGAGAGGGACAGATTTATCCTGAGTTCTGGTATTTAACTCTGTTGTCTTGGCTTTGACATGGACTTTCCTGGCAATTAGGACCAAGGAAGCACTTGTCTC comes from the Numenius arquata chromosome 21, bNumArq3.hap1.1, whole genome shotgun sequence genome and includes:
- the NDUFS5 gene encoding NADH dehydrogenase [ubiquinone] iron-sulfur protein 5; this translates as MPFWELQRQLGIDVDRWLLRQSMAQPYGKAGACHAFEREWVECGHGLGQTRARRECQPEYEDFMECMHRTKLAARLRTILEQRDKMIKEGKYTPPDYHKGKEEPRP
- the AZIN2 gene encoding antizyme inhibitor 2 isoform X2, with translation MNGYLDESNFMMVEEGFTTRDLLENLLVELCQESDQQAFFVADLGDIVKKHLRFLKALPRVKPYFPVKCNGSEGVIRLLAELGAGFACTNKAEITRVQNIGVPAEKIFYSSPCKQVAHIKYAASHSVQLMTFDNEVELNKVARSHPQARMLLGIAADSSPSAHPSMTFGTTLKSCRHLLETAKEQAVEVVGVSFHLGSCGLEPQTFAQSVAAAQLAFEMGTELGYRMHLLDIGGGFPGTEDTRARFEEMAAMINSALDLYFPDGCGVEIVARPGRYYVTSAFTFAASVTAMGEVPAEQPGSDEEEPGSKRSLVYHLSDGIYGAFSCLLFDSPCPRPQLHKRPCPEPPSLSTSLQGPPGHPEDHIADGLELPQLQVGDWLIFEDMGAYTIATSFPLGGCPQPHITYAMSRLAWKTVQLFQGKPLPTEDDRESVCAPLSCGWEMAETLCVPPVFAPAGII
- the AZIN2 gene encoding antizyme inhibitor 2 isoform X1; this translates as MNGYLDESNFMMVEEGFTTRDLLENLLVELCQEVRSDQQAFFVADLGDIVKKHLRFLKALPRVKPYFPVKCNGSEGVIRLLAELGAGFACTNKAEITRVQNIGVPAEKIFYSSPCKQVAHIKYAASHSVQLMTFDNEVELNKVARSHPQARMLLGIAADSSPSAHPSMTFGTTLKSCRHLLETAKEQAVEVVGVSFHLGSCGLEPQTFAQSVAAAQLAFEMGTELGYRMHLLDIGGGFPGTEDTRARFEEMAAMINSALDLYFPDGCGVEIVARPGRYYVTSAFTFAASVTAMGEVPAEQPGSDEEEPGSKRSLVYHLSDGIYGAFSCLLFDSPCPRPQLHKRPCPEPPSLSTSLQGPPGHPEDHIADGLELPQLQVGDWLIFEDMGAYTIATSFPLGGCPQPHITYAMSRLAWKTVQLFQGKPLPTEDDRESVCAPLSCGWEMAETLCVPPVFAPAGII